Proteins encoded together in one Cicer arietinum cultivar CDC Frontier isolate Library 1 chromosome 4, Cicar.CDCFrontier_v2.0, whole genome shotgun sequence window:
- the LOC140920091 gene encoding uncharacterized protein, which produces MVMLRGSGTSQQGGRGFGGRGQIPAGRGQARVFALTCQDAQTSNAVVTSILSICSRDAHVLFDPGATNSFVSLWFATRLGKCSSSLEEPLVVATPVGGNLLAKSVYHSCDITIDGKVLPVDLLVIDLIDFDVILGMDWLVFHHATLDCHNKVVKFEIPEKSVFSFQGERCWVPHNQISALAASKLMRRCCQTYLAVVRDTQVAEEKLEKIPIACEFPDVFPEKLPGLPSDREIKFSIDLVPNTHPISIPPYCMAPAELKELREQLQDLLDKGFIRPSSFPWGAPVLFVKKKDGSMRLCVDYR; this is translated from the coding sequence AGGTTCAGGAACATCTCAGCAGGGAGGTAGAGGATTTGGTGGTAGAGGTCAGATACCAGCAGGAAGAGGTCAGGCTCGAGTGTTTGCTTTGACATGTCAGGATGCTCAGACATCCAATGCAGTAGTTACAAGTATACTTTCTATTTGTTCTAGAGATGCTCATGTTTTGTTTGATCCTGGAGCTACAAATTCTTTTGTATCCTTGTGGTTTGCTACTCGACTTggtaaatgttcatcttctttagAAGAGCCTTTAGTTGTAGCTACACCTGTTGGAGGAAATTTGCTTGCTAAGTCGGTGTATCATTCTTGTGATATAACTATTGATGGCAAGGTGTTGCCGGTAGATTTGTTAGTTATTGACTTGATAGATTTTGATGTGATTTTGGGTATGGATTGGTTGGTTTTTCATCATGCCACTTTGGATTGTCATAACAAAGTGGTGAAATTTGAGATACCGGAGAAATCAGTCTTCTCGTTTCAAGGAGAACGTTGTTGGGTACCACATAACCAAATCTCAGCCTTGGCAGCTAGCAAGTTAATGAGAAGATGTTGTCAAACGTACTTAGCCGTGGTAAGGGATACACAAGTGGCTGAAGAGAAATTGGAAAAAATTCCAATAGCATGTGAATTTCCAGATGTTTTTCCTGAAAAACTTCCTGGGTTACCATCTGATAGAGAGATTAAATTCTCTATAGACTTAGTTCCAAACACTCATCCTATATCCATACCTCCTTATTGTATGGCCCCAGCAGAACTTAAGGAGTTAAGGGAGCAACTTCAAGATCTTTTGGATAAGGGTTTTATTCGTCCAAGTTCTTTTCCTTGGGGAGCACCAGTATTGTTTgtaaagaagaaagatggaTCCATGCGGTTGTGTGTAGACTATAGGtag